In the Maribacter sp. MJ134 genome, one interval contains:
- a CDS encoding plasmid mobilization protein: protein MEQRKRGRKLLGNRKRHHNIMLRFNDTEYEKLKQLCESYQLDISKRGTVSPLLRRLILQQGAAEKDRLPDTSNLAYHFNKIGNNINQLVKLAHHKNLRSPNSSLHNEIQKTNELLYQLLEIANEEKLG from the coding sequence ATGGAACAACGGAAAAGAGGTCGAAAACTATTGGGAAACAGGAAGCGGCACCATAATATTATGCTTCGGTTCAACGATACGGAATACGAAAAATTGAAGCAACTATGCGAATCGTACCAACTGGATATTTCCAAAAGGGGAACGGTAAGTCCGCTACTCAGAAGATTGATCTTGCAACAAGGGGCAGCGGAAAAGGATAGGCTCCCCGACACTTCGAACCTTGCCTATCATTTCAATAAAATAGGAAACAATATCAACCAATTGGTCAAGCTGGCACACCATAAAAATCTGAGAAGCCCTAACAGTAGTTTGCACAACGAAATACAAAAAACCAATGAATTGCTTTACCAACTTTTGGAAATCGCGAACGAAGAAAAACTGGGATGA